In Acidobacteriota bacterium, the following are encoded in one genomic region:
- a CDS encoding type IV secretion system protein, whose translation MQPQPSLNLIPTIQQAITTLLTTHEPEFIRFGYRLFLSFATILIAWHGVRMMFSHDGLNDRMFEFAKLLVFISFGYSFIAFYESPLPGVGVSFSNLITDQAGYFQSVLEARAFDNIYRHLDTLSEHFMQPDPWSILANLIYWTVLLLIAFAKAVSLAVIAFGLIASAVCGLLGPIFVPFFIVPKLDWLFWGWLKAFIQYSFVPVVAIAFLMVFEQFVFRYITTLPPTITQAEYGVYGIQAFAVVATFCTGIMLVPSLTSSIFSGNGGQMVFPGLSRFMRR comes from the coding sequence ATGCAGCCCCAGCCGTCGCTCAACCTCATTCCGACGATCCAGCAGGCCATCACCACCCTGCTGACGACGCACGAGCCGGAGTTCATCCGGTTCGGCTACCGGCTATTCCTGTCCTTCGCGACCATCCTCATCGCCTGGCATGGCGTGCGGATGATGTTCTCCCACGACGGCCTGAACGACCGGATGTTCGAGTTCGCAAAGCTCCTTGTGTTCATCTCCTTCGGCTACTCGTTCATCGCGTTCTACGAGAGCCCGCTGCCGGGCGTCGGCGTCTCGTTCAGCAACCTGATCACCGACCAGGCCGGCTACTTCCAGTCGGTGCTCGAGGCCCGGGCGTTCGACAACATCTACCGGCACCTGGACACCCTGTCGGAGCACTTCATGCAGCCGGACCCGTGGTCGATCTTGGCGAACCTGATCTACTGGACCGTGCTCCTGCTGATCGCCTTCGCCAAAGCCGTCTCGCTGGCCGTCATCGCCTTCGGGCTCATCGCGAGTGCCGTGTGCGGGCTGCTGGGCCCGATCTTCGTCCCATTCTTCATCGTCCCGAAGCTGGACTGGCTGTTCTGGGGCTGGCTGAAGGCGTTCATTCAGTACTCGTTCGTGCCGGTCGTCGCCATCGCCTTCCTGATGGTGTTTGAGCAGTTCGTCTTCCGCTACATCACCACCTTGCCGCCGACCATCACGCAGGCGGAATATGGGGTCTACGGAATCCAGGCATTCGCCGTCGTGGCGACCTTCTGCACCGGCATCATGCTCGTGCCGTCGCTCACGTCGTCGATCTTCTCCGGGAACGGCGGGCAGATGGTGTTCCCGGGGCTGAGCCGGTTCATGAGGCGTTAG
- a CDS encoding MarR family winged helix-turn-helix transcriptional regulator — protein sequence MWRDVEPRAPERERAEPAQGSRGGTSAMPVDVAESGRDPLTRELNLPQGREREWVRVAQREYHLSGNDVRTLAAVGAFRAVSSGDLGARSGRWPTRPARSVERLREAGLVRTMPHVIGRERTTVVTLTEAGRDLLERHRRPSLSGARQAFYAGVLKPRELAHDTRLYPAYQKAVERLEARGAKVRRVVLEEELKSRYQRFLQDGNRGRGDSRGRPTQSPEDIDAWARDHRLPCEQGHVQFPDVRLEYEERDGRRDVEDLEVVTPHYRGAHAAAKARAGFTRSGAIGARVGGISGSHGGGRGRSSHLAEEMLP from the coding sequence ATGTGGCGGGACGTTGAGCCGCGCGCTCCCGAGCGCGAGCGGGCGGAGCCTGCTCAAGGGAGCCGCGGCGGGACCAGTGCCATGCCCGTGGACGTGGCCGAAAGCGGCCGGGACCCGTTGACTCGGGAGCTGAACCTGCCCCAGGGCAGGGAGCGGGAATGGGTGCGGGTGGCCCAGCGCGAGTATCACCTGTCCGGGAACGACGTGCGCACGCTGGCCGCGGTTGGGGCATTCCGCGCGGTGTCGTCTGGCGACCTCGGCGCGCGGTCGGGCCGCTGGCCCACCAGGCCCGCGCGCAGCGTCGAGCGACTTCGCGAGGCGGGGCTCGTGCGCACCATGCCGCACGTCATCGGGCGCGAGCGCACCACGGTCGTGACGCTCACGGAGGCCGGCCGCGACCTGCTCGAACGGCACCGGCGTCCGTCGCTGAGCGGGGCCCGGCAGGCGTTCTACGCCGGGGTCCTGAAGCCGCGGGAGTTGGCGCACGACACCCGGCTCTACCCGGCCTACCAGAAGGCCGTCGAGCGCCTGGAGGCCCGCGGCGCCAAGGTGCGGCGGGTGGTCCTCGAGGAGGAGCTCAAGAGCCGCTACCAGCGATTCCTGCAGGACGGGAACCGCGGCCGGGGAGACAGCCGCGGACGGCCCACGCAATCGCCCGAGGACATCGACGCCTGGGCCCGTGACCACCGTCTCCCGTGCGAGCAGGGCCACGTGCAGTTCCCCGACGTGCGGCTCGAGTACGAGGAGCGCGACGGCCGCCGCGACGTCGAGGACCTGGAGGTAGTGACGCCGCACTACCGGGGCGCGCACGCGGCGGCCAAGGCCCGCGCCGGGTTCACGCGCAGCGGCGCCATTGGCGCTCGCGTGGGTGGGATCAGCGGCAGCCACGGTGGAGGCCGAGGGCGGTCGTCGCACCTCGCCGAGGAGATGCTGCCGTGA
- a CDS encoding type IV secretion system DNA-binding domain-containing protein: MTGDGRRGGRRPDPHRRRSAHSTYGRRVLMLRTLVDARRVVALGVAGCVGAWGLSTYPFSTQNPFLGLIALEAPGVCRALAYGYATLWFTTPFYAASLIGSLVAIIVYGYAPSEAARPLPSYPEPESRPTPMLVLGERHFDTEPGRAPAPTWLTVPQRGLYTGIMILGAVGTGKTSACMYPYVDQLLRWRADDEARKVGGLVLEVKGDFCVQVRTMLKRAGRADDYLEVGLDTGYCYNPLHNDLDPYAVAYAVATLLNNLFGKSKEPFWQQAYTDLLKFVILLRRIAEGYTTFSEVYRYILDDKQIDQDIRRLMASMDKAPDVLIIPNEAHEAHCRHRPWRHWFEEDAHHMAHPYQADLETFLDAHHVPYVVQQTKSHGWTARKQQLEAVQRWYNLGWSKLDGRLRSSIVEGVVVFLSLFDDNPAVHRAFCPPRSTYLGDPAPGDPKPLPPLANLLEGGKVLALNFPVGLNPGLARILGVMLKLDFQRAVLQRIPKISADPKRTWRDLLFVCDEYHAFATVGETDPTGDERTFALSRQARLMPIVATQSISSLRSALPGDESWRTLMQCFRTKVFLATSDEFTARTAAELCGRRDRLKAHYSISESGRDSHISLLTGTPTAAKQSLSASKSYAPHHEFIFAPRVFTQLQNAQAIALPYDGINPLPPQYCYLKPHYLDVQTSYFDHLERGAL; encoded by the coding sequence ATGACCGGCGACGGACGGCGCGGCGGTCGTCGACCAGACCCGCACAGGCGGCGCTCAGCGCATAGCACCTACGGAAGGAGGGTGCTCATGTTGCGGACACTCGTCGATGCGCGTCGAGTCGTCGCCCTTGGGGTGGCCGGGTGCGTGGGCGCGTGGGGGCTTTCGACATACCCGTTCTCGACCCAGAACCCGTTCCTGGGGCTGATCGCCCTCGAGGCTCCGGGCGTGTGTCGCGCGCTGGCGTATGGCTACGCCACCCTCTGGTTCACGACGCCCTTCTACGCCGCATCCCTGATCGGATCGCTGGTCGCGATCATCGTGTATGGCTATGCACCGTCCGAGGCTGCGCGCCCCCTGCCGTCGTATCCGGAGCCCGAGTCGCGACCGACACCGATGCTCGTGTTGGGCGAACGCCACTTCGATACCGAGCCCGGCCGCGCGCCCGCGCCGACATGGCTCACGGTGCCTCAACGCGGGCTCTATACCGGCATCATGATCCTCGGCGCAGTGGGCACCGGCAAGACGTCGGCGTGCATGTATCCCTACGTCGACCAGTTGCTGCGATGGCGAGCCGATGACGAGGCGCGGAAGGTGGGCGGCTTGGTGCTGGAGGTGAAGGGCGACTTCTGTGTCCAGGTGAGGACCATGCTGAAGCGCGCCGGCCGCGCCGACGACTACCTCGAGGTCGGGCTCGATACCGGCTATTGCTACAACCCGCTTCACAACGACCTCGACCCGTACGCCGTGGCCTATGCCGTAGCCACGTTGCTGAACAACCTGTTCGGGAAATCGAAGGAACCCTTCTGGCAGCAGGCGTACACCGACCTGCTCAAGTTCGTCATCCTGCTGCGACGCATCGCCGAGGGCTACACGACGTTCTCGGAGGTGTACCGCTACATCCTCGACGACAAGCAGATCGACCAGGACATTCGACGGCTCATGGCGTCGATGGACAAGGCTCCTGACGTCCTGATCATCCCGAACGAGGCGCACGAGGCACATTGCCGGCACCGGCCGTGGCGGCACTGGTTCGAGGAGGACGCGCATCACATGGCGCATCCCTATCAGGCCGACCTCGAGACCTTCCTTGATGCGCACCACGTGCCCTACGTGGTGCAGCAGACGAAGAGCCATGGGTGGACCGCCAGGAAGCAACAACTCGAAGCCGTCCAGCGTTGGTACAACTTGGGCTGGAGCAAGCTCGACGGCCGCCTCCGGTCATCGATCGTCGAGGGCGTCGTCGTGTTCCTGTCGCTGTTCGACGACAACCCCGCCGTGCATCGCGCGTTCTGTCCGCCGCGGAGCACCTATCTCGGCGACCCTGCTCCTGGAGACCCGAAGCCCCTGCCGCCGCTTGCCAACCTGCTCGAGGGCGGCAAGGTGCTGGCCCTGAACTTCCCGGTCGGGCTGAACCCGGGCCTGGCTCGCATCCTCGGTGTGATGCTGAAGCTCGACTTTCAGCGTGCCGTGCTCCAGCGCATCCCGAAGATCAGCGCCGACCCGAAGCGCACATGGCGTGACCTGCTGTTCGTGTGCGACGAGTACCACGCCTTCGCTACCGTGGGCGAGACCGACCCGACCGGCGACGAACGCACGTTCGCTCTATCACGCCAGGCGCGATTGATGCCCATCGTCGCCACTCAGAGCATTAGCTCCTTGCGCTCAGCGTTGCCCGGGGACGAGAGCTGGCGGACGCTGATGCAGTGCTTCCGCACGAAGGTGTTCCTCGCGACCAGCGACGAGTTCACCGCGAGGACGGCTGCGGAGCTCTGCGGGCGGCGAGACCGGCTGAAGGCGCACTACAGCATCTCGGAGTCCGGCCGGGACTCCCACATCTCGCTCCTGACCGGCACGCCGACGGCCGCCAAGCAGTCGCTCAGCGCGAGCAAGAGCTACGCGCCGCATCACGAGTTCATCTTTGCGCCCAGAGTGTTCACGCAATTGCAGAACGCCCAGGCCATCGCCTTGCCCTACGACGGCATCAACCCCTTGCCGCCGCAGTACTGCTACCTGAAGCCGCACTACCTGGACGTGCAGACCAGCTACTTCGACCACCTGGAGCGGGGCGCCCTATGA
- the tadA gene encoding Flp pilus assembly complex ATPase component TadA, whose translation MSSLDRILPFLRPIEDLLVDPTVTEVMVNAGGRHVFVERQGTVEAVPDRTLEVRNLTVAIKNIARACGDEISDMQPILDARLEDGSRVAAMFPPCSVDGPTLTVRKFTKRYALDDLVAVGTLTEDVAGFLRQAVADRQNILISGGTGTGKTTVLNALAETIPPEDRIVLIEETSEIRIDKPNLVRFEARRAQTPLGQEAPLPAVSIADLVRATLRHRPDRIIVGEVRGPEAFDLLQALNTGHLGSLTTIHANAAEQALTRLAHCVLTANVGLPHRSVREAIALAVHLVAHLARVGGRRVVTEVVRLREYEQQGDRFVVESTADRSVEPRVGMPP comes from the coding sequence ATGAGCAGCCTGGACCGCATCCTGCCGTTCCTCCGGCCGATCGAGGACCTGCTCGTCGACCCGACCGTCACCGAGGTCATGGTCAACGCGGGCGGACGACACGTCTTCGTGGAGCGTCAGGGCACGGTCGAAGCGGTCCCCGACCGGACGCTGGAAGTGCGCAACCTGACGGTCGCGATCAAGAACATCGCGCGGGCTTGCGGGGACGAGATCTCCGACATGCAGCCCATCCTCGACGCGCGGCTCGAGGACGGCTCCCGCGTGGCCGCCATGTTCCCGCCGTGCTCGGTGGACGGGCCGACGTTGACGGTGAGGAAGTTCACGAAGCGGTATGCGCTCGACGACCTCGTCGCTGTCGGCACGCTGACGGAGGACGTCGCGGGGTTCCTGCGACAAGCCGTCGCCGACCGTCAGAACATCCTCATCTCCGGCGGCACCGGGACCGGCAAGACCACGGTCCTCAACGCGCTCGCGGAGACCATCCCGCCTGAGGACCGGATCGTGCTCATCGAGGAGACCTCCGAGATTCGCATCGACAAGCCCAACCTCGTGCGCTTCGAGGCGCGCCGCGCCCAGACCCCGCTCGGTCAGGAGGCGCCGCTGCCGGCGGTGTCGATCGCCGACCTCGTGAGAGCGACCTTACGTCACCGACCGGATCGCATCATCGTCGGCGAAGTGCGGGGCCCGGAAGCCTTCGACCTACTGCAGGCTCTGAACACGGGACACCTCGGGAGCCTGACAACGATCCACGCGAATGCGGCGGAGCAGGCACTGACGCGGCTCGCGCACTGCGTGCTGACGGCGAACGTGGGGTTACCGCATCGAAGTGTGCGGGAGGCGATTGCTTTGGCGGTGCACCTGGTCGCGCACCTGGCGCGGGTTGGGGGCCGGCGGGTGGTGACGGAGGTGGTCCGCCTCAGGGAGTACGAGCAGCAGGGGGACCGGTTCGTCGTGGAGTCCACAGCCGACCGTTCCGTCGAACCACGAGTGGGAATGCCACCGTGA
- a CDS encoding redoxin domain-containing protein: MSPRVRLSEFLTCLPIAVSLCFAPALWAQVEPPTPADLVGVWANADPNGDVTEIAIRQTDTGLSVRVWAACAPADCDWGDEVARWWSGSLVATYGQGFVTDHLQLIPRPDGGLVLLRHGEFHDGSGRGDIKSAEFFRRKAVAPDSAASRDAQLILNRVAEMYRSLPPSRFAFARTVLRSKDTAVTRSVTEIDLRYSPPNTWRREWKAQGERVVEIADGQTLWTVYPDSNEYESQPQGTSRLMPLDLDYVNLNVSRSSSMLDRRERLDNGVECAVVRLDLGRGFTRDLWIDTSTHVVWKDLTVGAYTIEVVFSEVQVGTSVSGVFRYDPSESRGLDRARAEREAPESLVGTTAPDIELPDLDGRRVRLRDLRGKVVLLDFWATWCGPCREALPTLEVVHRGLKEKGLVVLGVNPEAPSLARQFLFRENLTFTSLVDADEEAVRAFRVSGWPTQVLIDRDGKITLYSSGTNERRLVAALRAAGAW; the protein is encoded by the coding sequence ATGAGCCCTCGCGTGCGGCTGTCGGAGTTCCTCACCTGCCTGCCGATTGCGGTCAGCCTATGCTTTGCGCCGGCACTGTGGGCTCAGGTCGAGCCACCGACTCCTGCGGACCTCGTTGGGGTTTGGGCGAACGCCGACCCCAACGGAGACGTCACGGAGATCGCAATCCGGCAGACGGACACCGGGCTTTCCGTACGAGTCTGGGCCGCGTGCGCACCCGCTGACTGCGATTGGGGAGACGAGGTCGCTCGCTGGTGGAGTGGCAGTCTCGTTGCGACGTACGGGCAGGGCTTCGTCACCGACCACCTACAGCTCATTCCCCGACCTGACGGTGGGCTGGTGCTGCTCCGTCATGGGGAGTTCCACGACGGTTCAGGCAGAGGCGACATCAAGTCTGCCGAGTTCTTCCGGCGCAAGGCAGTCGCACCGGACTCTGCCGCAAGCCGTGATGCGCAGCTGATCCTGAACCGCGTCGCTGAGATGTACCGCAGCCTGCCGCCTTCGCGCTTCGCCTTCGCGCGAACGGTGCTTCGCTCGAAAGACACCGCCGTCACGCGCAGTGTGACGGAGATCGATTTGCGCTACTCCCCGCCGAACACCTGGCGCAGGGAATGGAAGGCTCAGGGCGAAAGGGTCGTGGAGATCGCCGACGGGCAGACCCTCTGGACGGTCTACCCCGACTCCAACGAGTACGAGAGCCAGCCGCAAGGCACGAGTCGCCTCATGCCCCTCGACCTCGACTACGTGAACCTCAACGTCTCGAGATCCTCGTCAATGCTCGACCGGCGCGAGCGGCTGGATAACGGTGTCGAGTGTGCCGTCGTGCGGCTCGACCTCGGGCGCGGCTTTACGCGGGACCTCTGGATCGACACGTCAACGCATGTCGTGTGGAAGGACCTGACCGTCGGGGCCTACACGATCGAGGTCGTGTTCTCAGAGGTGCAGGTGGGGACATCGGTCTCTGGAGTCTTCAGGTACGACCCGAGTGAATCGCGCGGGCTCGACCGAGCTCGGGCTGAACGCGAGGCTCCGGAGTCCCTCGTGGGTACGACGGCTCCCGACATCGAGCTTCCTGACCTTGACGGTCGACGGGTCCGCCTCCGCGACCTGCGTGGCAAGGTCGTGCTGCTGGACTTCTGGGCAACATGGTGCGGGCCTTGTCGTGAGGCCCTCCCGACGCTCGAGGTCGTCCACCGTGGGCTCAAGGAGAAGGGGTTGGTGGTGTTGGGCGTGAACCCAGAAGCCCCGTCGCTGGCACGACAGTTCCTGTTCAGGGAAAACCTGACGTTCACTTCGTTGGTCGATGCTGACGAGGAGGCTGTGCGAGCGTTTCGGGTTTCCGGATGGCCCACTCAGGTTCTCATTGATCGTGACGGCAAGATTACCCTTTACTCGAGTGGCACGAACGAACGAAGGCTCGTGGCGGCCCTGCGGGCAGCAGGCGCTTGGTGA
- a CDS encoding DUF2569 family protein, which yields MDPAAIVLVALLPVAVLMLIAWGVARWIKRIGAKVPNARAAPATEPAGVGGWLLLLTLGLVFLGPLLGAGRINADFMAAESQFPNLKTVDAWATLKQATWLVYLPISCLSVYAGYGLLKRRNRSVVRRAQLALWVIGPLATVVIGLVLPRAIVGDADAGPEFIGGLIASALVASVWTAYLSRSKRVNATYGAADTAA from the coding sequence ATGGACCCAGCTGCAATCGTCCTCGTGGCGCTACTTCCGGTTGCGGTACTCATGCTCATCGCGTGGGGTGTTGCGCGATGGATCAAGCGCATCGGGGCGAAAGTCCCGAACGCGAGAGCCGCTCCTGCGACAGAACCTGCTGGGGTGGGCGGCTGGCTCCTACTCCTGACGCTTGGTCTCGTATTCTTGGGCCCACTACTCGGCGCCGGTCGCATCAATGCGGACTTCATGGCGGCGGAATCGCAGTTTCCCAATCTCAAGACCGTTGACGCGTGGGCGACGCTGAAGCAGGCGACTTGGCTGGTCTACCTCCCGATCTCGTGTTTGAGCGTATATGCGGGCTACGGTCTTCTGAAACGACGGAACCGCTCTGTGGTGAGGCGCGCTCAGTTAGCCCTGTGGGTGATAGGGCCGCTCGCCACCGTCGTCATCGGTTTGGTGCTTCCCAGAGCCATTGTGGGCGACGCTGATGCCGGCCCGGAGTTCATCGGCGGTCTCATCGCTTCTGCGCTCGTCGCTTCCGTGTGGACGGCGTACTTATCGAGGTCGAAGCGGGTGAATGCCACCTACGGAGCGGCCGATACTGCCGCCTAA
- a CDS encoding DUF932 domain-containing protein, producing the protein MHSTGVAAVTATTAHREWATRPPDERFASVSALYEAARLRRDRTEERVIETRQFRTEAPTPDGLVLREPSGLTAGLTHWSFEQLAGIAGAPPKYLRTLPADLASSAINHGLRRHHRDEHVLYADRAEPWTIHAVTSQRYARVHHDELAARVLDLMAECPAWQLPLGYKDGVYGAEKVPSGAYLGDRDMFLFMVDGNRDLDDPTDASHAGLFRGFILRNSDVGAAALTLDLFLFRAVCGNNLIWGFQHVAGFRRRHIGTSIHGAWAESLLSVRAALDASLDDDRTRILRATRQELGATREDVLEAATTGLDLSRKQALEAYALADAFEPNPRSVWGYVQGLTRLSQRTPWQDARFTLDQAASRLLATIN; encoded by the coding sequence ATGCACAGTACTGGTGTCGCTGCTGTCACCGCGACTACCGCGCATCGGGAATGGGCGACACGCCCACCCGACGAACGGTTCGCCAGCGTCTCGGCGCTCTACGAAGCGGCGCGTCTGCGACGCGATCGCACCGAAGAGCGCGTGATCGAGACCCGCCAGTTTCGGACCGAGGCCCCGACGCCCGACGGACTCGTGCTACGCGAGCCGTCCGGCCTGACCGCTGGCCTCACGCACTGGAGCTTCGAGCAGCTCGCCGGCATCGCCGGTGCGCCGCCGAAGTACCTCCGCACGTTGCCCGCGGATCTCGCGTCCAGCGCGATCAACCACGGGCTGCGTCGGCACCACCGCGACGAGCACGTGCTCTACGCGGATCGGGCCGAACCGTGGACCATTCACGCGGTCACCTCCCAGAGGTACGCGCGGGTCCACCACGACGAGTTGGCGGCCCGTGTGCTCGACCTGATGGCCGAGTGCCCGGCCTGGCAGCTGCCACTCGGCTACAAGGACGGCGTGTATGGCGCTGAGAAGGTTCCCTCTGGCGCCTACCTGGGAGACCGAGACATGTTCCTGTTCATGGTGGACGGCAACCGTGACCTCGACGACCCCACCGACGCATCGCATGCCGGGTTGTTCCGCGGGTTCATCCTCCGGAACAGCGACGTCGGTGCCGCCGCCCTCACGCTGGATCTGTTCCTGTTCAGAGCGGTGTGTGGAAACAATCTGATTTGGGGATTCCAGCACGTGGCCGGTTTCCGGCGCCGGCACATCGGGACGTCGATCCACGGGGCGTGGGCGGAGTCGCTGCTCTCCGTACGCGCCGCGCTCGACGCGAGCCTCGACGATGATCGCACGCGGATCCTGCGGGCCACCCGCCAGGAACTCGGTGCGACGCGCGAGGATGTCCTCGAGGCTGCAACGACAGGACTCGACCTGTCGCGCAAGCAAGCGCTCGAGGCGTACGCCTTGGCGGACGCGTTCGAGCCGAACCCGCGATCGGTGTGGGGCTACGTGCAGGGGCTGACACGACTCAGCCAACGCACGCCCTGGCAGGACGCACGGTTCACGCTCGACCAGGCCGCCAGCCGCTTGCTCGCCACGATCAACTGA
- a CDS encoding JAB domain-containing protein — protein MTNTKPASGTQGMRVREFVCAFRPLRDADGRPVAVPTLYIDSPQAAFIALGPLLAHEPVELFVVACLSARHRVLAWHVLSRGTRSATSVSLPDVFVPACLTPGTTGILVLHNHPSGDPTPSPDDAQLTRRLELAGAILDLALLDHLIVGDGRYFSFREAGALGGASSEGLR, from the coding sequence ATGACGAACACCAAGCCCGCCAGCGGAACGCAAGGAATGCGTGTCCGTGAGTTCGTGTGCGCGTTCCGCCCGCTGCGAGACGCCGACGGCCGTCCCGTGGCCGTGCCCACCCTCTACATCGACAGTCCGCAGGCCGCGTTCATCGCGCTGGGCCCGCTGCTCGCGCACGAGCCCGTCGAGCTGTTCGTCGTCGCCTGCCTCTCGGCGCGGCACCGGGTGCTGGCGTGGCACGTGCTGTCGCGCGGCACGCGGTCAGCCACGTCGGTGTCGCTGCCGGACGTGTTCGTCCCCGCCTGCCTCACGCCAGGGACGACCGGGATCCTCGTGCTGCACAACCACCCGTCGGGCGACCCGACGCCGAGCCCGGACGATGCGCAGCTGACGCGGCGACTGGAGCTCGCCGGGGCCATTCTCGACCTCGCCCTGCTCGACCACCTCATCGTCGGCGACGGACGCTACTTCAGCTTCCGCGAAGCCGGCGCGCTCGGGGGCGCTTCTTCGGAGGGCCTCCGCTGA
- a CDS encoding tyrosine-type recombinase/integrase, translating into MALRLIRRHLKDCPQTSTTYRRCRCPIHVYGTLAGEKIRKALDQTSWEAASELITSWTAAGEIGVVKVQAPTPREAVEKYLADCEARKLGWEAMRKYRHLLEDRFLPWAEHKGISSIRHVTVDGLRQFRQDWTDSPLYATKNLERMRAFLRFCHQAGWIKDNPAKAVKPPKVTQTPTLPFSRDEMKRIVAACDNYGGNKERIKAFVLTMRYTGLRIGDAIRLSKSQVVDGKVFVRTAKTGQPVTVPVPQEVVDTLTSIDSDVDRYFWTGKNIRSAVSNWSRYLARVFELAGVKDGHSHRFRDTCAVELLLAGASVEDVASILGNTPQVVAKHYAPWVRERQERLEKLVRQSWG; encoded by the coding sequence ATGGCGCTGAGGCTGATCAGACGTCACCTGAAGGACTGCCCGCAGACATCCACGACCTACCGCCGCTGCCGCTGTCCGATCCACGTCTACGGAACGCTGGCTGGGGAGAAGATCCGGAAGGCGCTCGACCAGACATCCTGGGAGGCAGCCTCCGAGCTGATCACCTCCTGGACTGCGGCCGGCGAGATCGGCGTGGTCAAGGTCCAGGCGCCGACCCCTCGAGAGGCCGTCGAGAAGTACCTCGCCGACTGCGAAGCCCGGAAGCTCGGCTGGGAGGCGATGCGCAAGTACCGCCATCTGCTCGAGGACCGGTTCCTTCCCTGGGCCGAGCACAAGGGCATCAGCAGCATTCGCCACGTGACCGTCGATGGCCTGCGGCAGTTTCGTCAGGACTGGACCGATAGTCCTCTCTACGCGACGAAGAACCTCGAGCGGATGCGGGCCTTCCTGAGGTTCTGCCACCAGGCCGGCTGGATCAAAGACAACCCCGCGAAGGCCGTGAAGCCGCCGAAGGTCACACAGACACCGACCTTGCCGTTCTCGCGCGACGAGATGAAGCGGATTGTCGCGGCCTGCGACAATTACGGCGGCAACAAGGAGCGCATCAAGGCCTTCGTCCTGACCATGCGATACACCGGGCTCCGCATCGGCGACGCCATCCGGTTGTCGAAGAGCCAAGTCGTGGACGGCAAGGTGTTCGTCCGGACGGCCAAAACGGGGCAGCCGGTGACGGTGCCAGTTCCGCAGGAAGTTGTCGACACCCTCACCAGCATCGACAGCGACGTCGATCGGTACTTTTGGACTGGAAAGAACATCCGGTCCGCCGTCTCCAACTGGTCTCGTTACCTCGCGCGCGTCTTCGAACTCGCTGGCGTCAAGGACGGGCATTCGCACCGATTCCGCGATACCTGTGCCGTCGAACTGCTGCTGGCCGGGGCGTCTGTGGAGGATGTTGCCAGTATCCTCGGCAACACGCCGCAGGTGGTGGCGAAGCACTATGCGCCGTGGGTGCGCGAGCGGCAGGAGCGTTTGGAGAAGCTGGTCAGGCAGAGTTGGGGTTAG
- the tadA gene encoding tRNA adenosine(34) deaminase TadA encodes MREALAQARAAAETGEVPVGAVVVVDGRIVGRGFNRPISAVDPTAHAEVVALRQAAREVGNYRLVGADVYVTVEPCLMCVGAMVHARVRTVVFGAREPKAGALGSMVDAQAFPSLNHRFAVVEGVLEEECRAVLQAFFASRRGNV; translated from the coding sequence ATGCGTGAGGCGCTCGCCCAGGCCAGAGCAGCGGCCGAGACCGGCGAGGTTCCGGTTGGTGCCGTCGTCGTCGTCGATGGCCGCATCGTTGGTCGAGGGTTCAACCGACCGATTTCGGCTGTCGATCCGACAGCCCATGCCGAGGTGGTGGCCCTGCGCCAGGCGGCGCGCGAGGTGGGGAACTACCGGTTGGTCGGCGCCGACGTCTACGTCACGGTCGAGCCGTGCCTGATGTGCGTCGGCGCGATGGTCCACGCGCGTGTGCGCACGGTCGTGTTCGGGGCCCGGGAGCCGAAGGCGGGTGCGCTCGGGTCGATGGTGGATGCCCAGGCGTTCCCGTCGCTGAACCACCGGTTCGCCGTGGTCGAGGGCGTGCTAGAGGAGGAGTGCCGGGCGGTGCTGCAGGCGTTCTTCGCCTCGCGACGAGGCAATGTATAA
- a CDS encoding YdeI/OmpD-associated family protein — translation MAALDTLEFRTRKQWRRWLGTHHGTSPGVWVVFRKGAAASRGVGYEEAVREALCFGWIDSLVKRLDEERYARKFTPRKPGSAWSDSNRRRWAELNTAGLLAPAGRTAAPTARSSTPPPVPDLPDELARALKRHPAAERTFEGLAPSHRRHYAAWIHTAKRAETRERRVREAIALLAAGRKLGLK, via the coding sequence ATGGCCGCGCTCGACACGCTGGAGTTCCGTACACGGAAGCAGTGGCGGCGCTGGCTCGGCACGCACCACGGCACGAGCCCGGGCGTGTGGGTCGTCTTCCGCAAGGGAGCCGCGGCGAGCAGGGGCGTGGGTTATGAGGAGGCAGTTCGTGAGGCCCTCTGCTTCGGCTGGATCGACAGCTTGGTGAAGCGGCTGGACGAAGAGCGCTACGCAAGGAAGTTCACGCCGAGGAAGCCCGGGAGCGCGTGGTCGGACAGTAACCGGAGGCGATGGGCAGAGCTGAACACGGCCGGGCTGCTCGCGCCGGCCGGCCGGACCGCTGCGCCCACCGCCAGGTCGTCGACGCCACCGCCTGTTCCCGACCTGCCCGACGAACTGGCGCGCGCCCTGAAGCGGCATCCCGCCGCAGAGCGCACCTTCGAGGGATTGGCGCCGTCACATCGCCGGCACTACGCGGCGTGGATTCACACGGCGAAGCGCGCGGAGACGCGCGAGCGGCGGGTCCGCGAGGCCATCGCGCTGCTCGCGGCGGGCAGGAAGCTGGGATTGAAGTGA